A genome region from Neptunomonas japonica JAMM 1380 includes the following:
- the nirB gene encoding nitrite reductase large subunit NirB has translation MNKQNLVVVGNGMVGHQFLQSLADSGQMEQFNVTVFCEEPRLAYDRVYLSSYFSGATADDLAMGHIEEYQNWGLNVLIGEAVTSIDRDAQRVHTNKGTTLFYDKLVLATGSFPFVPPVPGHDREHCLVYRTIEDLEAIKASASGAKTGVVVGGGLLGLEAAKAIKDLGLETHVVEFAPRLMAVQLDDGGGDLLRSKIEELGVQVHTGKNTQQIIDGDDAFHRMEFADGEVLETDLILFSAGIRPRDNLARECGLEVGERGGIVIDNNCQTSDENIYSIGECALWNGRIYGLVAPGYTMAKVVVEQLIGGEKQFLGADMSTKLKLMGIDVASIGDAHGHTKGALSYTYNDQVNGIYKKIVVSESGNELLGAILVGEANDYGTLLQYALNGIKLPSNPETLIVPNFGGDDAETGLGVSALPDTAHICSCHDVTKGAIFCSIEAGAQTVCDVKADTKAASGCGGCNQLLTDLVNYELEQRGVEVCTDICEHFAYTREDLYSIIRIEEIKTFESLLSTHGHGHGCEICKPLVGSLLASCWNEYILDTPHVGLQDTNDTFMANMQKDGTYSVVPRVPGGEITPDQLIAIGQVGKKYNLYTKVTGGQRIDLFGARLEQLPTIWKELIDAGMETGHAYGKSLRTVKSCVGSTWCRYGVDDSAGLAIELENRYKGLRAPHKIKFGVSGCTRECAEAQSKDVGIIATEKGWNLYLCGNGGMKPRHGDLFATDLDKETLIKYIDRFLMFYIKTGKRLQRTSVWMENLDGGLDYLRKVVIDDHLTLNEALESQMAHVIAAYECEWKRTLNDEDALKRFRTFVNSEKTDNNIVFIEERGQIRPANEIEKSVAEPIKMMV, from the coding sequence ATGAACAAGCAAAACCTCGTTGTTGTTGGTAACGGAATGGTAGGACACCAATTCCTTCAAAGCCTTGCCGATAGCGGCCAAATGGAGCAGTTCAATGTAACCGTCTTCTGTGAAGAGCCTCGCTTAGCGTATGACCGCGTTTATCTTAGCAGCTACTTTAGTGGCGCCACCGCAGATGATCTTGCGATGGGGCATATTGAAGAGTACCAAAACTGGGGACTAAACGTTCTGATTGGCGAAGCGGTTACCTCTATCGACCGTGATGCACAACGCGTACATACGAATAAAGGTACGACCCTTTTCTACGACAAACTAGTGCTTGCTACAGGCTCTTTTCCTTTTGTTCCTCCTGTACCTGGCCATGATCGTGAACATTGCTTGGTTTATCGCACAATTGAAGATCTTGAAGCAATTAAAGCATCGGCAAGCGGTGCTAAAACCGGTGTTGTTGTCGGAGGAGGTCTACTGGGTTTAGAAGCGGCTAAAGCAATCAAAGATCTGGGGCTAGAAACACACGTCGTTGAATTTGCACCCCGCTTGATGGCAGTTCAGCTAGACGACGGTGGCGGTGATCTTTTACGCAGCAAAATTGAAGAGCTCGGCGTGCAAGTGCATACCGGTAAAAACACTCAGCAGATTATCGATGGTGATGATGCTTTTCACCGAATGGAATTTGCTGATGGTGAAGTATTAGAAACCGATTTGATTCTCTTCTCTGCCGGCATTCGCCCACGCGACAATTTGGCTCGCGAATGTGGCCTTGAAGTTGGTGAGCGTGGCGGTATCGTGATCGATAATAACTGCCAAACGTCCGATGAGAACATCTACTCCATTGGCGAGTGTGCTCTGTGGAATGGCCGTATATACGGACTAGTTGCTCCTGGCTACACCATGGCAAAAGTGGTAGTCGAGCAGCTTATTGGTGGAGAAAAACAGTTCCTTGGTGCCGACATGAGTACCAAACTGAAACTGATGGGCATTGATGTTGCAAGCATCGGCGATGCACACGGCCATACCAAAGGAGCGCTGAGTTACACCTATAATGACCAAGTAAACGGCATCTATAAAAAGATTGTCGTATCAGAAAGCGGTAATGAGTTACTTGGCGCAATTTTGGTGGGTGAAGCCAATGATTACGGCACCTTGCTACAGTATGCACTTAACGGTATTAAGCTACCTTCCAACCCCGAAACATTAATCGTACCTAACTTTGGTGGGGACGATGCAGAAACCGGTTTAGGTGTTAGCGCGCTACCTGATACGGCACATATCTGCTCATGCCATGATGTAACCAAAGGTGCCATTTTTTGCTCAATTGAAGCGGGGGCACAAACCGTTTGCGACGTTAAAGCTGACACGAAAGCGGCTTCTGGCTGCGGTGGTTGTAATCAGTTGCTAACCGACCTTGTTAATTACGAATTAGAACAGCGCGGTGTTGAAGTATGCACCGACATCTGTGAGCACTTTGCCTATACCCGCGAAGATCTCTACAGCATTATCCGCATAGAAGAGATCAAAACCTTTGAGAGCTTATTAAGCACGCATGGCCATGGCCATGGTTGTGAGATCTGCAAACCACTGGTCGGCTCATTGCTGGCATCTTGTTGGAACGAGTACATTCTTGATACACCGCACGTTGGTTTACAAGATACCAACGACACCTTTATGGCTAACATGCAAAAAGACGGCACTTACTCGGTGGTGCCTCGTGTACCTGGCGGTGAGATCACACCCGACCAACTCATTGCCATTGGACAAGTCGGTAAAAAATATAACCTCTATACAAAGGTCACTGGCGGCCAACGTATCGATCTGTTTGGAGCACGCCTTGAGCAACTACCGACTATCTGGAAAGAGTTAATTGATGCCGGTATGGAAACCGGCCACGCTTACGGCAAATCCTTACGTACGGTTAAATCTTGCGTTGGTAGCACTTGGTGTCGCTACGGTGTGGATGATAGCGCAGGCCTCGCCATTGAGCTTGAAAACCGTTACAAGGGCTTACGAGCACCGCATAAAATCAAATTTGGCGTATCCGGCTGTACACGTGAATGTGCCGAAGCACAGAGCAAGGATGTTGGCATTATCGCTACTGAAAAAGGCTGGAATCTATATCTTTGTGGCAACGGCGGCATGAAGCCTCGCCACGGAGACCTATTTGCTACCGATTTAGATAAAGAAACATTAATTAAGTACATCGACCGCTTTCTGATGTTTTATATAAAAACCGGTAAACGCCTACAGCGTACATCTGTCTGGATGGAAAATCTTGACGGAGGTTTGGACTACCTAAGAAAAGTAGTCATCGACGATCATCTAACCTTGAACGAAGCACTTGAAAGCCAAATGGCTCATGTGATTGCTGCCTACGAATGTGAATGGAAACGCACTCTAAACGATGAGGACGCATTAAAACGCTTCCGTACTTTCGTTAACAGCGAAAAAACCGACAACAACATCGTCTTTATTGAAGAACGCGGCCAAATTCGTCCAGCCAATGAGATCGAAAAATCAGTCGCTGAACCCATCAAGATGATGGTGTGA
- a CDS encoding NAD(P)/FAD-dependent oxidoreductase, whose amino-acid sequence MTQPHLVIIGSGMAGGRLLDEIIRRQPGRFKISVFGEERHPNYNRIMLSPLLAGEVSKDEIVLNSYEWYAEHNVTLYSGERIISIDRNKQHLLSSAGTEITYDQLVFATGSRPARIPASGQHLDNIFDFRTLEDVDAIIETAQFSQHAVVIGGGLLGLEAAYGLAVKGIKTTVIHRAGHLLNRQLDARSAEMLRLSLQERGIDTLLNTEVETFHGSTSANSAALSNITLKNGKTLEADLAIVAIGITPNTLLAKAASLEVARGIVVNDQLITSDKQVSALGECIEHRGETFGLVAPIWDQARILANRLIFGLQSDYSTTATPTKLKISGIDLFSAGEVDGLPQDRVVVLQDKSRRVYRKLIIRNQRIVGIVLFGDVQDGNWYFKLLEQQVNVKPLLPTLLFGQAFCSNLEQTSDTPSCVSADTSISAPFISDQENQPHSALTGATL is encoded by the coding sequence ATGACACAACCACATTTGGTGATTATCGGTAGCGGTATGGCAGGAGGCAGACTTCTTGATGAAATCATCCGCCGCCAGCCGGGCCGTTTCAAAATCTCTGTATTTGGTGAAGAGCGCCACCCCAATTACAACCGCATTATGCTATCGCCACTATTAGCAGGTGAGGTATCAAAAGATGAGATCGTACTTAACTCATACGAGTGGTACGCAGAGCACAACGTCACCCTTTATTCAGGCGAGCGTATTATTTCAATCGATCGAAATAAACAGCACCTGCTGAGCAGTGCGGGTACTGAAATCACGTACGATCAACTGGTTTTTGCTACAGGCTCTCGTCCGGCACGTATTCCTGCCAGTGGCCAGCACCTCGATAACATTTTTGATTTCAGAACACTTGAAGATGTTGATGCCATTATAGAAACCGCACAATTTTCCCAGCATGCCGTTGTGATTGGTGGCGGCTTATTAGGCCTTGAGGCTGCTTACGGATTAGCCGTAAAAGGCATTAAAACGACAGTTATTCATCGCGCTGGGCACTTACTTAATCGACAGTTAGATGCCCGTTCTGCAGAGATGCTACGCTTATCATTACAAGAGCGCGGTATAGACACTTTACTAAACACCGAAGTTGAAACTTTTCATGGCAGCACTTCTGCTAACAGTGCAGCACTTAGCAATATCACATTAAAAAATGGCAAAACGCTAGAGGCAGACTTAGCCATTGTTGCCATAGGCATTACGCCCAATACTCTTTTGGCAAAAGCAGCCTCTTTAGAGGTTGCACGCGGCATCGTTGTAAACGATCAATTGATCACATCCGATAAGCAGGTTAGCGCATTAGGAGAGTGTATTGAGCATCGCGGTGAAACATTCGGCTTAGTTGCTCCTATATGGGATCAAGCACGCATTCTGGCAAATCGTTTAATCTTTGGTCTACAGTCTGATTACAGCACCACCGCCACACCCACCAAGCTCAAAATATCCGGTATCGATCTATTCTCCGCTGGCGAAGTTGATGGATTACCACAAGATCGTGTTGTCGTCCTTCAAGATAAATCACGCCGTGTTTATCGAAAACTCATTATCAGAAACCAGCGTATTGTTGGCATCGTGTTATTCGGCGATGTACAAGACGGTAACTGGTACTTCAAGCTATTAGAGCAGCAGGTAAATGTAAAACCGCTATTACCCACCTTACTGTTTGGACAAGCGTTTTGTTCAAACCTTGAACAGACAAGCGATACGCCGTCTTGTGTATCGGCAGATACGTCAATATCAGCCCCCTTTATATCAGATCAAGAAAATCAGCCACATAGTGCGCTGACAGGAGCCACCCTATGA
- a CDS encoding bifunctional protein-serine/threonine kinase/phosphatase encodes MSKHLEVRFGGYSTKGKKALNQDAFAASHPSGSERQYKGAAAAIADGVSSCEDSHIASQTAVTGFIEDYLSTPPSWSVGHSASRVLTGLNRWLYHENQSRIGHRESMLTTFSAVVVKSSTVFCFHVGDSRIYHLCDGELEQLTSDHVLTTKNDEYLSRALGADSHLEVDFFKRVLNQHDRLLLTTDGVHGHLPLARIKQLLSSPSRSVEEIAQQIVDEAYENGSDDNLTALIVEIAQLPLETLDESHKRLTQLPIPPVLKQGNKIDGYEVVSVIFSGTRSHMYLVKDIDSSELFILKAPSENFSEDLVYLDGFIREEWVGLTLDHPHVMKTYRPARPKRFMYYLGEHIEGVNLRQWMHDNPSPSIDQVRQWTRQIVSGLRAFQRKDMIHQDLKPENIMINNDGQIKILDFGTVLIAGSEEINSPLDKSVPQGSVNYIAPEFLVGDSASFKSDLYSLAVIVYEMLTGALPYKEADPKQAVLANYCDLDYIPSTHHRKQTPIWIEACLKKALQPNPVHRYNAFSEFMQDLTVPNRHLEARILKQPLLEKHPIRFWQSIAALLFIINLLQLSLN; translated from the coding sequence ATGAGCAAGCATCTAGAAGTTCGTTTTGGTGGATACTCTACCAAAGGAAAAAAAGCGCTGAATCAAGATGCATTTGCGGCATCCCACCCTTCTGGTAGCGAGCGCCAATATAAAGGTGCTGCTGCTGCCATTGCGGACGGTGTTAGCAGTTGCGAAGACTCACATATCGCTAGCCAAACAGCCGTTACTGGCTTTATTGAGGATTACTTAAGCACGCCTCCTAGCTGGAGTGTTGGGCATTCGGCCTCACGTGTACTCACCGGCCTAAACCGTTGGCTCTACCATGAAAACCAAAGCAGAATAGGGCACCGTGAAAGCATGCTCACTACCTTTTCTGCTGTTGTGGTTAAATCATCCACCGTTTTTTGCTTTCATGTAGGTGACTCGCGCATCTACCACCTTTGTGATGGCGAGCTAGAGCAGCTCACTTCAGATCATGTATTAACCACTAAAAACGATGAATACTTATCTCGCGCCTTAGGCGCTGATTCACACCTAGAGGTCGATTTCTTTAAACGTGTATTAAACCAACATGACCGCTTATTACTGACGACCGATGGTGTGCATGGCCACTTACCTCTAGCCAGAATCAAACAGCTATTAAGTAGCCCATCACGAAGCGTCGAAGAGATTGCACAACAGATTGTCGATGAAGCCTACGAGAATGGCAGTGATGATAACCTCACTGCACTGATTGTAGAGATTGCTCAATTACCATTAGAAACGTTAGATGAATCGCACAAACGCCTGACACAACTACCTATTCCGCCGGTACTTAAACAGGGAAACAAGATTGATGGCTACGAAGTAGTAAGCGTTATCTTTAGTGGCACGCGCAGCCATATGTACTTAGTAAAAGATATAGACTCATCTGAGCTATTTATTTTAAAGGCCCCCTCTGAAAACTTTTCAGAAGATCTCGTTTATCTAGATGGCTTTATTCGTGAAGAATGGGTTGGGCTCACACTCGATCATCCTCATGTAATGAAAACATACCGCCCTGCTCGCCCTAAACGCTTTATGTATTACTTAGGCGAGCATATTGAAGGCGTCAATTTACGCCAATGGATGCACGACAACCCCTCACCCTCTATTGATCAAGTACGCCAATGGACACGACAGATCGTCAGCGGTTTGCGTGCTTTTCAGCGCAAAGATATGATTCATCAAGACCTTAAGCCCGAAAACATCATGATCAACAATGATGGCCAAATAAAGATTTTAGATTTTGGTACCGTTCTTATTGCAGGCTCAGAAGAGATCAACTCTCCCTTGGATAAATCGGTTCCTCAAGGTAGCGTTAATTACATTGCGCCCGAGTTTTTAGTCGGTGACTCTGCCAGTTTTAAATCTGATCTCTACTCATTAGCTGTGATTGTATATGAGATGCTGACAGGAGCTTTGCCCTACAAAGAAGCAGACCCAAAACAAGCGGTATTGGCCAACTACTGTGATCTTGACTACATTCCCAGTACTCACCATCGCAAGCAAACGCCTATATGGATTGAAGCCTGTTTAAAAAAAGCACTACAGCCTAACCCAGTGCACCGTTATAACGCCTTTTCAGAATTTATGCAGGACCTCACCGTACCGAACCGCCACCTAGAGGCCCGGATATTAAAACAGCCCCTGCTCGAAAAGCACCCTATACGCTTTTGGCAAAGTATTGCTGCACTGCTTTTCATAATCAATCTACTACAACTCTCTCTCAACTAG
- a CDS encoding NarK family nitrate/nitrite MFS transporter, whose product MTQEKSFNLLSFGGKMKILHFSWIAFFITFFVWFNHAPLLGMIAESLGLTKSEIKTLLILNVALTIPARIIIGMLTDKYGPRITYAALLFLASIPCFAFALSTNFAEAAISRFFLGFIGAGFVVGIRMVSEWFPANELGTAEGVYGGWGNFGSAAAAMSLPTLALIFGGDDGWRYAVGLSGLFSLIFSFIWYKNVTDTPKGSTYFKPKRIGGLEVTSKADFVFLLIMKIPLYAALSLLTWKLSPAGVSILSDTAALSIYVILAAIFIYDCYSAYDVNKEIFHTPVPEVQRYAFKQVAVLNVLYFATFGSELAVVSMLPLFFSDVFELDMVYAGLLASAYAFMNLMSRPGGGWISDRFGRKKTLLILTAGLAGGYAVMSTIDSSWPLALAVIAAMACSFFVQAGEGAVFAVVPLIKRRLTGQIAGMTGAYGNVGAVFYLTVLSMVDYSTFFSVIAATAVLGFVTLLFLKEPKGHMAEVNEDGSVALIQVN is encoded by the coding sequence ATGACTCAGGAAAAATCGTTTAACCTGCTATCTTTCGGCGGAAAGATGAAGATCCTGCATTTCAGCTGGATCGCCTTTTTTATCACCTTCTTTGTGTGGTTTAACCACGCCCCCCTACTCGGCATGATTGCTGAATCCCTCGGGCTGACTAAGTCTGAGATCAAAACCTTGCTGATTCTCAATGTTGCGCTCACTATTCCAGCGCGCATTATCATCGGCATGCTGACCGACAAATATGGCCCGCGTATTACCTATGCGGCCTTGCTGTTTCTGGCCAGCATACCTTGCTTTGCATTTGCATTGTCCACAAACTTTGCTGAAGCCGCGATTTCCCGCTTTTTCTTAGGGTTTATTGGTGCAGGCTTTGTTGTTGGTATTCGCATGGTGAGTGAGTGGTTCCCAGCGAATGAGCTAGGCACAGCTGAAGGTGTTTACGGTGGTTGGGGGAACTTTGGTTCTGCCGCTGCAGCAATGAGCCTACCGACACTGGCCCTTATCTTTGGTGGTGATGATGGCTGGCGCTATGCCGTAGGCCTCTCTGGTTTGTTTAGCCTGATATTCAGTTTTATCTGGTATAAAAATGTTACTGACACGCCTAAAGGCTCTACCTACTTCAAACCAAAACGTATTGGTGGTTTAGAAGTCACGAGTAAAGCTGACTTTGTGTTTTTGCTTATTATGAAAATCCCATTATATGCCGCGCTTTCACTATTAACATGGAAGCTCTCTCCTGCGGGTGTGTCGATTCTTTCAGATACAGCAGCGCTGAGCATCTACGTGATATTGGCCGCTATCTTCATTTACGATTGCTATAGTGCTTATGACGTTAATAAAGAGATTTTCCATACACCGGTACCCGAAGTACAGCGCTATGCTTTTAAGCAAGTGGCGGTATTAAACGTGCTTTACTTTGCTACATTTGGCTCAGAACTTGCCGTGGTATCGATGTTGCCGTTGTTCTTCTCTGATGTTTTTGAACTAGATATGGTTTATGCCGGACTGCTCGCTTCTGCTTATGCATTTATGAACCTGATGTCTCGCCCTGGTGGCGGTTGGATAAGCGACCGCTTTGGCCGCAAAAAAACCCTGTTAATTCTCACAGCAGGTTTAGCAGGTGGCTATGCGGTAATGTCGACTATCGATAGCAGCTGGCCTTTAGCACTAGCCGTTATTGCAGCCATGGCGTGCTCGTTCTTTGTGCAGGCCGGCGAAGGTGCAGTATTTGCCGTCGTACCCTTAATCAAACGCCGTTTAACAGGCCAAATTGCGGGCATGACCGGTGCTTACGGAAACGTTGGCGCGGTATTTTATCTCACCGTATTATCGATGGTTGATTACTCAACTTTCTTCTCTGTGATTGCCGCAACAGCCGTATTAGGCTTTGTGACCTTGCTGTTTCTTAAAGAACCTAAAGGGCATATGGCTGAAGTAAATGAGGATGGCAGCGTTGCGCTCATCCAAGTGAACTAA
- a CDS encoding ANTAR domain-containing response regulator, with product MKSRLTVLVINENITRKGELEHTLLIPLREQEYDIVGELTSTQHLADKANQLQPNLVIISLVSLNKAGLESIALMAEHCLRPIVIFAEHDNQQMTEQAINTGVSACVIDGLAPHRVENIVNVAVARFEALQTMRHALRHTENKLDQARAELAERKLTEKAKGLIMKHNHCAESQAFKALQKMAMDQQKSLSDVAKNIIAVLGKHSNSISSGHS from the coding sequence TTGAAAAGCAGACTAACCGTGCTTGTCATTAATGAAAATATTACGCGTAAGGGAGAGCTAGAGCACACTCTACTTATTCCTTTACGTGAACAGGAGTACGACATTGTCGGGGAGTTGACATCCACTCAACATTTGGCCGATAAGGCCAACCAATTACAACCCAACCTTGTCATAATCAGCCTTGTTTCCCTCAATAAAGCAGGCCTAGAAAGTATTGCATTGATGGCCGAGCACTGCTTACGCCCTATCGTTATCTTTGCCGAACACGATAACCAACAAATGACCGAACAAGCCATTAACACGGGTGTGAGCGCCTGCGTCATTGACGGGCTTGCGCCACATAGGGTCGAAAACATCGTTAATGTGGCTGTGGCTCGCTTTGAAGCATTACAAACAATGCGCCATGCCCTTCGGCATACAGAAAATAAGCTTGATCAAGCACGCGCTGAATTAGCTGAGCGCAAACTGACCGAAAAAGCTAAAGGGCTTATCATGAAGCATAACCATTGCGCAGAGAGCCAAGCATTTAAAGCCTTACAAAAAATGGCGATGGATCAACAAAAATCACTCAGTGATGTTGCTAAAAACATTATTGCTGTATTGGGAAAACACAGTAATAGCATTAGTAGCGGCCACTCTTAA
- the gltX gene encoding glutamate--tRNA ligase produces MTVRTRVAPSPTGDPHVGTAYIALFNLAFARQHGGQFILRIEDTDQTRSTGESEQKILDSLRWLGLEWDEGPDVGGPHGPYRQSERKGMYAQYAHDLVEKGHAFHCYRTSEELDELRTARRAAGGHTALKQSDLALPADEVEKRRAAGAPFVIRMVVPEGEGVCVVDDLLRGTIELEWGMVDAQILLKSDGMPTYHLANVVDDHLMEITHVIRGEEWINSAPKHKLLYQYFGWEMPVLCHMPLLRNPDKSKLSKRKNPTSILYYQRMGYMAEALLNYLGRMGWSMPDESEKFSREEMFSNFDITRVSLGGPVFDQEKLSWLNGVWLREDLNPEQFAAKYQEWALNPQYLMQILPLIQQRVEKFSDVAPLAGFFLSGMLPIKESDFEHKSVTLDDAKRILQFSVWFLDTESNWDKDHLFAQLKQLAEQMGYKLRDFLFPLFIAIAGTNQTVSVMDSMSILGPDMSRARLRHAVNLLGGPSKKEAKRWEKEFREVVAGIE; encoded by the coding sequence ATGACCGTACGTACTCGCGTTGCGCCTTCTCCAACAGGCGATCCGCATGTAGGCACCGCCTATATTGCACTTTTTAATCTGGCGTTTGCTCGCCAGCACGGTGGGCAGTTTATCTTACGTATAGAAGACACCGACCAAACGCGCAGTACGGGCGAATCGGAACAGAAGATCTTAGACTCACTTCGCTGGTTAGGTCTTGAGTGGGATGAAGGCCCAGATGTAGGTGGCCCACATGGCCCTTACCGCCAGAGTGAGCGTAAAGGTATGTATGCCCAGTATGCACACGACCTCGTAGAAAAAGGCCATGCATTTCATTGCTACCGTACCTCAGAAGAGTTGGACGAGCTACGTACGGCTCGCCGTGCTGCGGGTGGACACACTGCATTAAAACAAAGTGACTTAGCCTTACCTGCTGATGAAGTAGAAAAGCGCAGAGCTGCGGGTGCACCGTTCGTTATTCGTATGGTTGTGCCTGAAGGCGAGGGTGTTTGTGTAGTAGATGACTTGCTGCGTGGCACGATCGAATTGGAATGGGGAATGGTCGATGCACAGATCCTGCTAAAATCTGATGGCATGCCGACTTACCATTTAGCGAACGTTGTTGATGATCATCTTATGGAGATCACTCACGTGATCCGCGGTGAAGAGTGGATTAACTCGGCACCTAAGCACAAATTGCTGTATCAGTACTTTGGCTGGGAAATGCCGGTTCTGTGCCATATGCCATTACTGCGTAACCCAGATAAGTCCAAACTGTCTAAGCGTAAAAACCCAACCAGTATTTTGTATTACCAGCGTATGGGTTATATGGCTGAAGCACTACTTAACTACTTGGGCCGTATGGGTTGGTCGATGCCGGATGAAAGCGAAAAATTCAGCCGTGAAGAGATGTTCTCTAACTTCGACATTACGCGTGTCTCTTTAGGTGGGCCGGTTTTTGATCAAGAAAAACTCAGCTGGCTTAACGGTGTATGGCTACGTGAAGACCTAAACCCTGAGCAGTTTGCAGCTAAGTATCAGGAGTGGGCACTAAATCCACAGTACTTGATGCAGATTTTGCCGCTTATCCAACAGCGCGTAGAAAAGTTCTCTGATGTAGCACCGCTAGCGGGCTTCTTCCTATCGGGCATGTTACCGATTAAAGAATCTGACTTTGAACACAAAAGCGTGACATTGGACGATGCTAAACGCATTTTGCAATTTAGTGTTTGGTTCTTGGATACCGAAAGCAACTGGGATAAAGACCACCTGTTCGCACAGCTAAAGCAGCTAGCAGAGCAGATGGGTTACAAGCTACGTGACTTCTTGTTCCCGTTGTTTATCGCTATTGCGGGTACTAACCAAACGGTTTCTGTTATGGACTCTATGTCGATTCTTGGCCCTGATATGAGCCGTGCGCGTTTGCGCCATGCGGTTAACCTATTGGGTGGCCCATCGAAGAAAGAAGCAAAACGTTGGGAAAAAGAGTTTAGAGAAGTTGTTGCAGGCATCGAGTAG
- a CDS encoding DUF211 domain-containing protein, giving the protein MIAVKRVVLDVLKPHHPNALEFCQALSAVIKGSTVKVTVIAVDEKTESLEVSVEATLIDFDLLQDVINKMGCALHSIDEVEVKNEPNS; this is encoded by the coding sequence ATGATCGCGGTTAAAAGAGTAGTACTTGATGTTTTAAAGCCTCATCACCCTAACGCGCTTGAGTTTTGCCAAGCATTAAGCGCTGTTATTAAAGGCAGCACAGTTAAAGTAACGGTTATCGCTGTCGATGAAAAAACTGAATCACTGGAAGTATCGGTTGAAGCAACACTGATTGATTTTGATCTTCTGCAAGATGTGATTAATAAAATGGGTTGCGCCCTGCATAGCATTGATGAGGTAGAAGTTAAAAACGAGCCAAACAGCTGA